One part of the Denticeps clupeoides chromosome 8, fDenClu1.1, whole genome shotgun sequence genome encodes these proteins:
- the LOC114795873 gene encoding dual specificity mitogen-activated protein kinase kinase 4-like isoform X2 produces MATPSSSGGPPASSCAKSGAAFPPQPQRGAPLGTFPDPNTCWRCQSEAGSRRALKLSFANAPGKPVGGLPIPTATPSFQNLHIEKLRTHSIESSGKLKIFPEQHWDFTAEDLKDLGEIGRGAYGSVSKMVHTPSNQIMAVKRIRSTVDEKEQKQLLMDLDVVMRSSDCPYIVQFYGALFREGDCWICMELMSTSLDKFYKYVYSVLDDVIPEEILGKITLATVKALNHLKESLKIIHRDIKPSNILLDRKGSIKLCDFGISGQLVDSIAKTRDAGCRPYMAPERIDPSASRQGYDVRSDVWSLGITLYELATGRFPYPRWNSVFDQLTQVVKGDPPHLSSSEERQFSPKFINFVNLCLTKDDSKRPKYRELLKHAFIQMYEERAVDVAGYVCKILDQMPASPSFPVFVD; encoded by the exons GAGCGGAGCCGCGTTCCCGCCGCAGCCCCAGCGCGGGGCTCCGCTCGGCACCTTCCCGG ATCCCAACACTTGCTGGAGATGCCAGAGTGAAGCAG GTAGTCGTAGGGCCCTGAAGTTAAGCTTCGCCAATGCTCCCGGTAAGCCAGTGGGCGGACTCCCAATTCCCACGGCGACGCCTTCATTCCAGAACCTTCACAT AGAGAAGCTGAGGACCCACAGCATTGAGTCGTCGGGAAAGCTGAAGATCTTCCCCGAACAGCACTGGGACTTCACAGCCGAGGACCTGAAGGACCTGGGCGAGATTGGCAGGGGCGCCTACGGCTCGGTCAGTAAAATGGTGCACACGCCCAGCAACCAGATCATGGCCGTTAAG AGGATCCGCTCCACGGTGGATGagaaggagcagaagcagcTTCTGATGGACCTGGATGTGGTGATGAGGAGCAGCGACTGCCCATACATTGTCCAGTTTTACGGAGCTCTATTCAGAGAG GGTGACTGTTGGATTTGTATGGAACTCATGTCTACCTCACTGGACAAATTCTACAAATATGTATATAGCGTGTTAGATGACGTAATTCCAGAGGAGATATTAGGCAAAATAACCCTGGCA ACTGTGAAAGCACTGAACCACTTAAAAGAGAGCCTGAAAATAATCCACAGAG ACATCAAGCCCTCCAACATTCTGTTGGACAGGAAAGGGAGCATAAAGCTCTGCGACTTTGGCATTAGCGGCCAGCTGGTGGACTCCATAGCCAAAACCCGAGATGCCGGCTGCAGACCGTACATGGCT CCTGAAAGAATAGACCCCAGTGCTTCCAGACAGGGATATGATGTCAGATCAGATGTATGGAGCTTGGGAATTACTCTG TATGAACTGGCCACTGGCCGGTTTCCTTACCCCAGATGGAACAGCGTGTTTGACCAGTTAACCCAGGTGGTGAAGGGAGACCCCCCACACCTGAGCAGCTCGGAGGAACGCCAGTTCTCCCCAAAATTCATTAACTTCGTTAATCTGTG CCTTACAAAGGATGATTCCAAAAGGCCAAAGTACAGAGAACTGCTG AAACACGCCTTCATCCAGATGTATGAGGAACGCGCCGTGGACGTGGCCGGCTACGTGTGCAAGATCCTGGACCAGATGCCCGCCTCCCCCTCCTTCCCTGTTTTTGTGGACTGA
- the LOC114795873 gene encoding dual specificity mitogen-activated protein kinase kinase 4-like isoform X1 yields the protein MATPSSSGGPPASSCAKSGAAFPPQPQRGAPLGTFPDPNTCWRCQSEAGFQMNLSGAPQSSRRALKLSFANAPGKPVGGLPIPTATPSFQNLHIEKLRTHSIESSGKLKIFPEQHWDFTAEDLKDLGEIGRGAYGSVSKMVHTPSNQIMAVKRIRSTVDEKEQKQLLMDLDVVMRSSDCPYIVQFYGALFREGDCWICMELMSTSLDKFYKYVYSVLDDVIPEEILGKITLATVKALNHLKESLKIIHRDIKPSNILLDRKGSIKLCDFGISGQLVDSIAKTRDAGCRPYMAPERIDPSASRQGYDVRSDVWSLGITLYELATGRFPYPRWNSVFDQLTQVVKGDPPHLSSSEERQFSPKFINFVNLCLTKDDSKRPKYRELLKHAFIQMYEERAVDVAGYVCKILDQMPASPSFPVFVD from the exons GAGCGGAGCCGCGTTCCCGCCGCAGCCCCAGCGCGGGGCTCCGCTCGGCACCTTCCCGG ATCCCAACACTTGCTGGAGATGCCAGAGTGAAGCAG GATTTCAGATGAACCTGTCTGGAGCCCCTCAAA GTAGTCGTAGGGCCCTGAAGTTAAGCTTCGCCAATGCTCCCGGTAAGCCAGTGGGCGGACTCCCAATTCCCACGGCGACGCCTTCATTCCAGAACCTTCACAT AGAGAAGCTGAGGACCCACAGCATTGAGTCGTCGGGAAAGCTGAAGATCTTCCCCGAACAGCACTGGGACTTCACAGCCGAGGACCTGAAGGACCTGGGCGAGATTGGCAGGGGCGCCTACGGCTCGGTCAGTAAAATGGTGCACACGCCCAGCAACCAGATCATGGCCGTTAAG AGGATCCGCTCCACGGTGGATGagaaggagcagaagcagcTTCTGATGGACCTGGATGTGGTGATGAGGAGCAGCGACTGCCCATACATTGTCCAGTTTTACGGAGCTCTATTCAGAGAG GGTGACTGTTGGATTTGTATGGAACTCATGTCTACCTCACTGGACAAATTCTACAAATATGTATATAGCGTGTTAGATGACGTAATTCCAGAGGAGATATTAGGCAAAATAACCCTGGCA ACTGTGAAAGCACTGAACCACTTAAAAGAGAGCCTGAAAATAATCCACAGAG ACATCAAGCCCTCCAACATTCTGTTGGACAGGAAAGGGAGCATAAAGCTCTGCGACTTTGGCATTAGCGGCCAGCTGGTGGACTCCATAGCCAAAACCCGAGATGCCGGCTGCAGACCGTACATGGCT CCTGAAAGAATAGACCCCAGTGCTTCCAGACAGGGATATGATGTCAGATCAGATGTATGGAGCTTGGGAATTACTCTG TATGAACTGGCCACTGGCCGGTTTCCTTACCCCAGATGGAACAGCGTGTTTGACCAGTTAACCCAGGTGGTGAAGGGAGACCCCCCACACCTGAGCAGCTCGGAGGAACGCCAGTTCTCCCCAAAATTCATTAACTTCGTTAATCTGTG CCTTACAAAGGATGATTCCAAAAGGCCAAAGTACAGAGAACTGCTG AAACACGCCTTCATCCAGATGTATGAGGAACGCGCCGTGGACGTGGCCGGCTACGTGTGCAAGATCCTGGACCAGATGCCCGCCTCCCCCTCCTTCCCTGTTTTTGTGGACTGA